The Nesterenkonia xinjiangensis genome contains a region encoding:
- the ftsW gene encoding putative lipid II flippase FtsW: MDDRRPRLPSVRRPASSAPDSRPEAAPAEHGPTTAADAEDAAAGASRPAAEPSPEELRSRIHVVETAGPDAGGVTEAQAPAGEPGGWKVERASRWSGRIRRFWRFTEGGSAHTNFWLVLGSTLALTAIGLTMVLSSSSVDAFGNSGSSFTLFIRQAMWAGVGLIGMFLISRLPDRALGLFGWVLMIFSGLLLALVVFTPLGHEVNGSKNWLRLGPVQGQPSELAKLALVLWGAAVLTRKGRLVRQFVHWVMPLVLPGALSILVLVLLGGDLGTSLIILLMVGTLLFTVGVSWRYFAVTAVSAVVAVLLLAWTSSNRLFRIQAWLGMNCDHASDPCHQSQQGIYALATGGFWGVGLGQSRQKWHYIPEVENDFILTILGEELGLLGTLVVLLLFGALILGIFRVATNTTDRFARLACMGIAAWLVGQAFINIGMVTGLLPVIGVPLPFISYGGSALTCALLAVGVVLNFAHRRRREDRDRGHAGPEETRTGESRTSSRVARSRVPEPSPERSRRPAGQNRKKAVSP; the protein is encoded by the coding sequence ATGGACGACCGACGACCCCGTCTCCCCTCCGTCAGGCGGCCCGCATCATCGGCTCCCGACTCGCGTCCGGAGGCGGCCCCTGCCGAGCACGGGCCGACCACGGCCGCGGATGCGGAGGACGCCGCAGCAGGCGCCTCCCGTCCGGCCGCGGAGCCCTCCCCGGAGGAGCTGCGCAGCCGCATCCACGTCGTCGAGACCGCCGGGCCCGACGCAGGAGGCGTGACGGAGGCGCAGGCGCCCGCCGGGGAGCCCGGCGGATGGAAGGTCGAGCGTGCCTCCCGCTGGTCCGGCAGGATCCGCCGCTTCTGGCGCTTCACGGAGGGCGGCAGCGCCCACACCAACTTCTGGCTCGTGCTCGGCTCCACCCTGGCACTGACCGCCATCGGACTGACCATGGTGCTCTCCTCCTCCTCGGTGGACGCCTTCGGAAACTCCGGAAGCTCCTTCACCCTGTTCATCCGCCAGGCGATGTGGGCCGGAGTCGGGCTGATCGGCATGTTCCTGATCTCCCGGCTGCCCGACCGTGCCCTGGGCCTGTTCGGCTGGGTGCTGATGATCTTCTCCGGGCTGCTGCTGGCGCTGGTCGTCTTCACCCCGCTGGGGCATGAGGTCAACGGCTCCAAGAACTGGCTTCGCCTGGGCCCGGTCCAGGGACAGCCCTCGGAGCTGGCCAAACTCGCGTTGGTCCTGTGGGGCGCGGCGGTGCTGACCCGGAAGGGACGACTGGTCCGGCAGTTCGTCCACTGGGTCATGCCGCTGGTGCTGCCCGGTGCCCTGTCGATCCTGGTGCTGGTCCTGCTTGGTGGTGACCTGGGCACGAGCCTGATCATCCTGCTGATGGTGGGCACGCTGCTGTTCACCGTCGGCGTCTCCTGGCGCTACTTCGCGGTGACCGCGGTCTCCGCCGTCGTCGCCGTCCTGCTCCTGGCCTGGACGAGTTCCAACCGGCTCTTCCGCATCCAGGCCTGGCTGGGCATGAACTGTGACCACGCCTCGGACCCTTGCCACCAGTCCCAGCAGGGCATCTACGCGCTGGCCACCGGCGGCTTCTGGGGCGTGGGCCTGGGCCAGTCCCGGCAGAAGTGGCACTACATCCCTGAGGTGGAGAACGACTTCATCCTCACGATCCTCGGCGAAGAGCTGGGACTGTTGGGCACCCTGGTGGTCCTGCTGCTCTTCGGCGCGCTGATCCTGGGGATCTTCCGGGTCGCCACCAACACCACGGACCGCTTCGCCCGGCTGGCGTGCATGGGCATCGCCGCCTGGCTGGTGGGCCAGGCGTTCATCAACATCGGGATGGTCACCGGTCTGCTGCCGGTCATCGGGGTGCCTCTGCCGTTCATCTCCTATGGCGGATCCGCGCTGACCTGTGCCCTGCTGGCGGTCGGGGTGGTGCTGAACTTCGCGCACCGACGACGCCGCGAGGATCGCGATCGGGGCCATGCTGGACCCGAAGAGACTCGAACAGGGGAGAGCCGCACCTCCTCTCGCGTGGCCCGCTCCCGGGTCCCGGAACCCAGTCCAGAACGGAGTCGGCGTCCTGCCGGCCAGAACAGGAAGAAGGCCGTCTCTCCATGA
- the murG gene encoding undecaprenyldiphospho-muramoylpentapeptide beta-N-acetylglucosaminyltransferase, whose translation MSTPSVVLAGGGTAGHVSPMIAVARAVERLAPQALVAMIGTETGLETRLVPEAGYALETIEKVPMPRRPSRDLVRFPGRFRKAVDDAAAILTARDADVVIGVGGYVCTPVYLAARRLGVPVVIHEANARPGLANRLGSRLATFSGVAFEGTPLKGARWVGMPMSREISQLDRSAARERARRELALDPDQVTLVVTGGSSGAASVNRAVADSLDELLATGAQVLHLTGRDKIVRDESGVPVAREGYHQREYLDGMQQAYAAADLIVARSGAATVCEIAAVGLPAVFVPLPIGNGEQELNARELVDAGGALLVKDEHFTKDWIRRNVAPLLADPRLLRTMEGHAAERGITDADERMARAALDAAGRGEGER comes from the coding sequence ATGAGCACACCCTCTGTGGTCCTCGCCGGCGGCGGCACCGCCGGCCACGTCAGCCCGATGATCGCCGTCGCCCGAGCCGTGGAGCGGCTCGCGCCCCAGGCGCTGGTGGCGATGATCGGCACCGAAACAGGGCTGGAGACGCGTCTGGTGCCGGAGGCAGGATATGCGTTGGAGACCATCGAGAAGGTCCCCATGCCCCGGCGGCCCTCGCGGGACCTGGTGCGCTTCCCCGGACGATTCCGGAAGGCGGTCGACGACGCCGCCGCGATCCTCACCGCCCGGGACGCCGATGTGGTCATCGGTGTCGGGGGATACGTGTGCACTCCTGTCTATCTCGCGGCCCGGCGTCTGGGAGTGCCGGTGGTCATCCACGAGGCCAACGCCCGGCCCGGTCTGGCGAACCGCCTGGGCTCCCGGCTGGCGACGTTCAGCGGTGTGGCCTTCGAGGGCACCCCGCTCAAGGGAGCCCGGTGGGTGGGCATGCCGATGTCCCGGGAGATCTCCCAGCTCGACCGCTCCGCAGCGCGCGAGAGGGCGCGCCGTGAGCTGGCCCTGGATCCGGACCAGGTGACGCTGGTGGTCACCGGAGGCTCCTCGGGCGCGGCTTCGGTCAACCGAGCGGTCGCCGACTCGCTCGACGAGCTGCTGGCCACCGGGGCCCAGGTGCTGCACCTGACCGGCCGGGACAAGATCGTGCGTGACGAGTCCGGGGTGCCCGTGGCGCGTGAGGGGTATCATCAGCGCGAGTACCTCGACGGGATGCAGCAGGCCTATGCGGCCGCGGACCTCATCGTCGCCCGGTCCGGGGCGGCCACCGTCTGCGAGATCGCTGCGGTGGGCTTGCCGGCGGTCTTCGTCCCGCTGCCCATCGGCAACGGTGAGCAGGAGCTCAACGCCCGAGAGCTCGTCGACGCCGGAGGGGCTCTGCTGGTCAAGGACGAGCACTTCACCAAGGACTGGATCAGGCGCAATGTGGCCCCGCTGCTGGCCGACCCGCGACTGCTGCGCACCATGGAGGGCCACGCCGCCGAGCGAGGGATCACCGACGCCGACGAACGCATGGCCCGGGCCGCGCTGGACGCCGCAGGACGCGGGGAGGGAGAGCGATGA